Genomic window (Methanobacterium formicicum):
AACTGGAGTACGCCCTTACTTTCCCCTTCGACCTGGCCAAAGCCTTCCTCTTCAGCAGGATCATCAGGGAAGGTTTCCAGTCCTATGAAACCGGGGAATCAGATCAAGAACGCCGGGAAAGGGCCCTGCGAATGGGTGAATCCATACTGTACCCCATGCTGGAAACCATAGGAAAGGTGGAGGGAGGAGAAGTGGCAGCCGAGGACCTCTTGATAGAGGTGGACAGCCAGGAAGAGGCCGAAGAGTTCATCCGCCACCTGCGCGACCTCAAAGTAATGGCCTCCCTGGTGGAAATAAAGGATGGAAAGGCAGTTATCCGGAGGATACACCAGTCCACCAACGACCGGGTCCACAACTATTTGGAGGGTGGATTGTACTAACTTAGACCAAAATGCCCTGGGTAAAGCTACAAATTTTTTAGGCACCCACTAAATTTTATAACCAATCCCCCCTAATTTTTAATATCAGACCTAATAAGATCAGTTCATGTTCAAACTCATTTAAGATCAGTTCATATTCAACTCACAAAGATCATTTATATCACACTTAGTAAGATCATTTTAATATCACATTTACTAAGATCATTAATATCAAACTCAACAAGACCACAGTTCAACATCAAATTAGATTGATGGTAACGGGAAACAGGTAGAAAAAACATGAAAATAGGATATTTTGGACCGGCAGGAACCTTCACTGAGGAAGCAGCATCCCAACGGGAGGGTGAACTGGTACCCTACTCCACCATACCCGAAGTGTTTGAGGCAGTGCACAGTGGTGAAGTGGACCAGGGAGTGGTACCTATAGAAAACTCCATCGAAGGCTCGGTGGGAGTCACCCTGGATCTGTTGGCCCACCAGTACCTCCTCAAGATCAAAGGGGAAATAATACTCCCCATAAGTCACAACCTCCTCATCAATCCAGATGCAGAATTAGAAGATATAGAAGTGGTTTATTCTCATTACCAACCATTATCGCAGTGTCGCCTGTTTTTAGAAAAGATGGGAGTGCGAACCCAGGCCACCCGGAGCACTGCCGCTGCTGCCGGGATGATAAAGGATAATAAATGGGCAGGGGCCATTGGAACCCGGCGGGCAGCCCAGCTATATGGTCTTAAAATAGCAGCAGAGGATATACAGGACCATGAAAATAACATGACCCGCTTCGTGGTCATAGAACAGGAGGACCATGCCCCCACCGGGAAGGATAAAACATCAGTGGTTCTGTGCCTTTCCCAGGACCGTCCCGGGGGCCTGTATCAAATACTGGGAGAATTTGCCGGTGAAGACATAAACCTGACCAAGATCGAGTCCCGGCCATCCAAGGAAAAACTGGGAAGCTACATCTTCTTTGTGGATATGGAAGGCCACCATAAGGATTTAAAAATCATGAAGGTTATAAATAGGGTACGATCAAAGGTAGGATACATAAAGATTTTAGGATCATATCCTCAGGAAGGAGATGATTAACATAGTTAACAGTAAGAAAAAGCTCGATAGAGAGTTAGAAGAGCTTGAATTAGAATACAGTAAAGGAAATATTGATAAGAAAGAATATTTTGCCCGTAAAAGGGACATAGGCCAGGAACTGGAAACTTTCACCGCGGTGGAAAGAGTCCGCAGAATGCAACAGGGCGGAGCAGTTCCCGAGAAAACCCTGGATGACTGGTCAGCCCAGGAAGAAGAAAAGAAAAAACTGGCCGATGAAGCAGAAAAGCAGGAAATGCTTAAAAAATTCATTACCAAACCAGAATCAGTCAAGGCCCGAAATTTACCTGGCAAAGAACGGTTCGGTAATAAGGCCAAAATAGGTTTATTAGCCTTTATTATTCTGGCTTTTGTTGTAGGAACCTCTATGGGCTCCATGTTCATATCTAAACCCAGTGAGAACCCACAGATATCTATGGCGGTTAATGCCAGCGCATTTCTACCACCAGAAATAGCCAACAACACTACGACCACCACTACCAAGCTGAACACCACCACTACCAAGACCACCACCAACACCCAGGTAGCCACCACCACACCTACCAGTACTCAGAATACGCAAAATACTCCGACTGAACCTGTCACCAACACGCCAACTAACACTGAAACTCCAACTACAACCCCCTAAACATAAGGTGAAGTGTTATTTTAAACAAGGGAAGTCCTGCTTCCCTTTTTCAACCCCAAACTGGGATTAGTTGATGGTAGAATTAGAATTATTGGAATCTACAACCAAGAAACGTAAAAATATGTTGATTTTAATTGAAAATGAAATTCACAATTTAATAAATAAAGGATAATAGGTGTTTGTTTTATGAATAAAATCATTCCCATAGTGGCTGCTGTAGTTATCCTCCTGGTGGTCGCGGTTTCCGGGTGTGTTACCAATGAGGATAAAAATAACCAGACCAACAGTTACTCGGCCAACGGTGTTTCTTTCCAGTACCCCCACTCCTGGGGAGTGGCCACTTTAAGCTCACCCAATGGTGTGGTAGCAGTGGGAGACCCCAATACTGTGGTTAACGGAAACCCCACCACCTCGGTGGTAATCCAGAAAGCTAATGCCACTGCATCTTCTGGACTTAAATATGCGTACGACCAGAACTACGCCAACTTCTTCAACAACACGGGAAAAACCAAGGTTTCCGAGGCCCAGCTCACCTTGAACGGGGCTACGGTCTATGAAAACGTGTACACCTCCTCGGAAGAAGGGGTGGCCAAGAAGTACCGGGCAGTGTGGCTGCAGAAGGGCAGCACCATCTACGTGATACTGTGCAGTGCCCGAACCGAAGCCTACGATTCCCAGCAGACTAACTTCGACCTGGTGATAAACAGCTTCCAGGCATCTTAGAGGATAGTTACATCCTCACCATACCTTTTTTTTAAATAATTTATTCTTTTTAAAAACAGATTTTAAAGGCAACGATTACCTCTGTGTAGTGTATCGTTCACCGTTCTTTTATCCCCCCACCCTACTCACGGTCAAGGGGAGTGTTTAACCGGGCCAGTGGGATAATGGAAAGGTAGTATCATAATCTCCGGGAGTTGAATTTTACCGGCTGAATTTTGGGGGGTTATGCAAAAATTTTATATGTCACACTACATAGAATATGCAAATGTTATAGATACTAATACTTCACAGGGTAGAAAGTGGACCCCACCAGTTAATAAATCTGCTTTTAATTTTTTTCAAATCCTGTGATTCATAACTACTTTATCCTGATGTGTAAGAGTTTAAGAATTTAACCTGGCTTCTATTATCCCAACAACATAACTATAATAGGTCGTCCAAGCATTAAATTAAGGAAACTGGATCTTTTAAACTGGGGATTAAAGGTTTTATTTCACTATAATTCATGAGGCCGTTGTGCCTTTTAGGATTATCCACTAAAAATAAGGAGGAATTTAGAGATGGTTTTACCAATATGCGATGTCTGTTTAAAAAGCGGAATGTTATGTCAAGGTTGTGAGAATAAGCTGAAAACAGGAGAGATAAGTCAGCTTGACTTGGACATTGCAAAAATCCTCTACCGGGTGGGTGATGGTAAGATTGGTTACAAGAGAACCATAGAAATCGGAGACGTGGTTATCATCATCACCGAGAAAGATCAGGTGGGTAAACTCATTGGTAAGGGCGGTAAAATAGTAAGAGAAATATCCAAAACCCTGGAGAGAAAGATAAGGGTGGTTGGAGAGGACTCGGACTTTAAGGCCGTGGCCACTGATATACTAGCCCCTGCCCGTATTTCAGGTATTAACATAGTCTACGGTAAAGACGGAGAACAGAGATACAAGATACGGGTAAGAGGGGAAGACGCCCGAAGATTACCTGCCAAACTGGACGTTTTAAACAGCATAATCCAGGAATTAACCGGGGAGAAAACCTTGCTGGTCATTGACCGCAACAATTAAATCTATATGGGGCTTTAAAAGTCCTGTATTAATTTCTACCTAAATTTTTAACTTTAAGAAAAATTTTTCTGTATTTAACACCAAGATTATAATCAGGGGGTAAATCTGTATGACAATTGTGCTCTGTGTTACCGGAAGTGTGGCGGCAGTGGAAACAGTGAAACTGGCCCGGGAACTTAAAAGGAAGGGTTATCCAGTTAAATGTTTCATGACTGATGGGGCCTGTGATATTATCAATCCCTATGCCCTGGAATTTGCCACCGGGGAAAAAGTGGTGACCAAGCTCACCGGGGAGATAGAGCATGTTAAATATGCCGATGAAGATCTGATTCTGGTGGCCCCGGCCACCGCCAATGTAATTAGCAAGTTTGCCTACAAAATAGCAGACAACCCCATTAACACTCTTTTAGTAACAGCCAGTGGTTACGACACCCCTATTGTTATTGTACCCTCCATGCACCAGTCCATGTACCGGGCAGTGGAGGAAAATGTGGAGAAGCTTAAAAAAGAGGGCATAATCTTCGTGGAACCCAAAGAAGAGGAGAACAAGGCCAAATTCCCCTCCATAGATGACGTGGTACTCCAGGTCCAGAGGGCCACCTCAGCGGGTGGTCTGGAAGGCCGACGGGTACTGGTGAGTGCCGGGGGGACC
Coding sequences:
- a CDS encoding KH domain-containing protein, with the protein product MVLPICDVCLKSGMLCQGCENKLKTGEISQLDLDIAKILYRVGDGKIGYKRTIEIGDVVIIITEKDQVGKLIGKGGKIVREISKTLERKIRVVGEDSDFKAVATDILAPARISGINIVYGKDGEQRYKIRVRGEDARRLPAKLDVLNSIIQELTGEKTLLVIDRNN
- the pheA gene encoding prephenate dehydratase; amino-acid sequence: MKIGYFGPAGTFTEEAASQREGELVPYSTIPEVFEAVHSGEVDQGVVPIENSIEGSVGVTLDLLAHQYLLKIKGEIILPISHNLLINPDAELEDIEVVYSHYQPLSQCRLFLEKMGVRTQATRSTAAAAGMIKDNKWAGAIGTRRAAQLYGLKIAAEDIQDHENNMTRFVVIEQEDHAPTGKDKTSVVLCLSQDRPGGLYQILGEFAGEDINLTKIESRPSKEKLGSYIFFVDMEGHHKDLKIMKVINRVRSKVGYIKILGSYPQEGDD
- a CDS encoding PsbP-related protein codes for the protein MNKIIPIVAAVVILLVVAVSGCVTNEDKNNQTNSYSANGVSFQYPHSWGVATLSSPNGVVAVGDPNTVVNGNPTTSVVIQKANATASSGLKYAYDQNYANFFNNTGKTKVSEAQLTLNGATVYENVYTSSEEGVAKKYRAVWLQKGSTIYVILCSARTEAYDSQQTNFDLVINSFQAS